In Sciurus carolinensis chromosome 4, mSciCar1.2, whole genome shotgun sequence, the sequence ttcagtggtagagtgcttgcctagcatgtaggaggcccagcactgaaataaaacaacaaaataagttATACCATCTTTGGGCAGATTGTTCTGGCTTCTTCCTCTCTTACTATAGTTTGTACATAGTAAACGTTTTGCTGCTTTACACTATTGTTCGATTTTCTTAAACATGATTCCTCTTTAAGTCTCCTTTCCCATGtatctcttctctttcccagaGAGTCCCCAGGGTGATCCCTTCCCTCAACTAACCTTTGACCTTCTACTTTCCAACCTTGTAGGCATGGCTGGGTTCTCCACGCCCATTCTAGGTGAGGGGGCTCAGGGGATAGGACTGAAATAGCCAAGAGCAGAGCAGATATTCTGGAATGAAAGCCAGGAGACCTTGATGTAGTCCTGCCTATGCCTCTAACAAACTAtgacttgggcaagtcacttctcTTGCTTTGAACCTCTCCTCCATTGTAAAAATGAAGGGATTATAGATGAGATGACCTCTGAGGCCCCTCTGACTGCCCTGGATTCCAAGAAGGCTTAGACCAGTGCCTTGTTGTCTGCTGGTCTGGGCTGTTTTGGTATCTGAGAGTCACTTTGGACACTTTTGGTCTGGCAGGTCTGGAATAGTGGGGGCTGGGCCAATGATCCTGAAATTCACTAAGCAAACACTTCCCGGAGAGCCTTGTGGACTTGATTGTATTCCTTTTCATatccttcccttatttttttcccttaatttcatttcctcttcttacttctttcctcttcttttcctattttttacttttcacctGCTGTATCAATTTCCTTTTGTAGTAAGGTAATGAATGTGTTCAATGTGTTGCCAGGTACATATTAGGTGTTGTATAAATTTTAGTTACAGTATCTGTCTGGTAGGGCAAAAAGAGTTTAGTTTGACTGATTGGTGCTAGAACACAGCCCAGGTTCAGAAACAGACCTATGATCCAATACAACCCAACCCTGTCCTTCCCCCCTGCCGCTCCTTTTCCCTGGGATTACCTCCCTTTTAATAACTGCTTTTCTCCTTCAAAGCTATTCACTTcaaattttatcagttttcagCAGATTAAAAAAGTAAGAAGAGCACATATGATTGCTTTGTTATTCAGGTACCTccctgttattttctattttggatgCCTAGCTCTTAACTGACTTAGTGAACAAAGTCTGTGATGAAGAGGAGATAGGCACCCTGCTGTGGACTGGCAAAGATACACCAGTCACAGATAGTCATCTTTGTTCTGTTATTGTTcagattattttcctcttttattttgttgggtcttgttctttggattttgttgttgttgtttttagttgatagtattttattatttatttatttatttttggtaccagggattagacccaggggtgcttaatcactgagccacatcctcagccctttttttaaaatttgagggtctccttgagttgcttagggcctcattaagttgctggggctgtctttgaacttgggatcctgcttcagcctcccaagctgctggattataggcgtgtgccacatCTGACAGGTGATAGTATTTTAAAACCAATAtacataaacaactaaaaaatgtggTATTAACTGTAGTTAAAAGAGAATGACTAGTCCACTGGGCAGAACTTCCGTTAAAAGGTCAGACCTGGGTTTGTGTCCCAACTATCTTGTGACTCTTAAGTAAATTGTTTGTAAATTTCCTGGAAAGGTTAGATGCactccctgctgcctccctcaGTATGGTTCAGTAGGGGTGAgtgaaaagtaattattttatattccttggAGAAATATGCTACAGAATATGGGAAATGCTATTTACCTAGCAGGCCTTCTAACTTAGAATAGGTGGGTAAGCTTAATATAGTCCCAATAAGGCTAGCAGCTCTTAATCCAAGAAGATCTACTGCAGTAACTGGGTTTAAACATTAATAGCAAGAAAAGAATGCATACATGCGCGCATGCACACACGCTCATATTACATCCATGGAGGATACATAgaggaaaacagtatgaaaatagtattttttgcTCACAAAAGATTTTATGGTCTGTAAtgtggagttttttaaaaaatattttttaaattgttgatgaacctttacttaatttatttatttatatatggtgctgagaatcaaatccagtgcctcacacatgctaggcaagcactccaccactgatctataaccccagcccaggagtTTTGACTCTTAGCAAGAAATACAAACAAGTGCAGATGAAAATAGGTGGCTATGGAAACACCAATATATGATAACATCTACCTATATTGATCGATAAAGTCTACGCCAAGTGAGAGGATAggcttaaaattataaatctgtaCTGTGTGCTCATTCATCTTTTGAgtctgttttttaatatttttttagttgacagcggaccttttatttatttatttatttatttatttatttatatgtggtgctgaggattgaacccagcgcctcacacatgccaggcaagtgctctaccactgagccacaaccccagccccagttgtttgttgttgtttaatattTTGGTTCTTAATGTGAAAGCCTGACTTCTCCCTTAACCTTAAGAAACACACAGTTCCCTTGAAGTCTGAGGGAATTGATTCCAGGACCCCCCCATGGATACCACATGTCCCTTGAATAGAATAATGCAGTAtttgggactggagttgtgactcagtgatacatgtgtgaggcactgggttcgattctcagcaccacatataataaatgactaaaggttcattaacaattaaaaatattttttaaaaatgcagtatttgcacataacctgTGCAGTCCTTCCATATACTTTAACTCATCTCTAGCTAcaaatacctaatacaatgtaaataatatttaaattgttgGATTAAATAATTGTCATACTGTATTGCtaaaggaataatgacaagaaaaacaagTCTGTATGTATTTAGAACAGAGGAAACCAGTTCAGAACAGAGGCAACCAGCCATCATAGGTCTAACTACATAGAATGTGAAGGACATGAGGCAGACAGTGAGAGCTGGGAAGAGACAGGATCTGTGAAAGCACAGGAGGCTACAGCAGGGCATGCCTAGACATTACTTCATTCTCAGATTCAGCATAGGGCGTGGAATGGCAAATTCAAGTTTTACtttctggaactttctggaatttttctctccaaatattttacatttgcagttggttgaatctggaTGCGGAACCAGTAGATGTGGAATGTCAACCATACTGGAGGATGGGTCTTTGTGAGGTTCTCCAAAATGAAGTTTTACCATTTGGGGATATCTAGATTTGGTTTTGGGATTCACTGGGCTGTGCTCCTGTGTATTGTAGAATGGGACATTCTTCTACCTACTCTGatgtgaaaaaaattcttatctcTGTGACTGATCTAAGCTTTCTGAGAATTCTCCCCACCAGCTTCTGAGGAGAGTATAGCAAAGTATAGAAGAAAGAGCATGGGCTTTGAAGTTAAGAGACAAGGGCTTGATTCTGGCTGTCATTGGTTCTTCACTGTGGGAGGCTGGGCAAGTCACACAATCTTTGAGCCTAAGTTCCCTTACCTACCTAATGAGAATAATATCTACCTTTCAGTGTTGGTTGTAAATATTACATGATATCATGTATTAAAGGACTTGACACAAGGAAgacagtaaataaattaatactttGGCTTCATTTCTTTGTGCTCCTTTGTAAAGCTCTGTGGAATTCATGGGTACATAAATATTCTTTAGTGATCATGAAGGGGAAAGCTGAGTGGTCTCCTGGATTGGAGCTCATAGGTACTTCTGAATTTTCTGCCTTCTTCAGAGATAAGAGATTGTAGTATGAGTAGAATGTCCCTCAGTTAGACAGCCGAGGTAGCCCATGGGGCAAGCCAGCAGTGTCTTGTTATCTGTCTTACTTGTCCAGAGGCTCAGGGTTGGGCCGCTTAGCCCTGACAGGCATAGTAGTACCTCCTTCAGACTTTGTTCTGCAATATGAAAACGCTGATGGTCTTTTCCTAACAGGTTTTGCTGAAAACAGATTCTGCACGTTCCAGGTGTCTACACCTGCTTCCCAGGCCACAGCTGTGGGGAGCTTGGGGCAGAGCAGAGAAGTTTCTGTATTTAGCTGCCCAGGCAGAGGAGAATGGGGTCTCCACAGCCTGAAGAATGAAGACTCGACAGAATAAAGACTCAGTGAGTAATAGCTACTATGAGAGGCATGAAAGGTTAGGGGCAAGTGCAGAGAAACTAGGAGGAAGGACCTagagaggaagaacagaaataaCATGCATTATAAAATTAGGTGCAACATAAAAAATACTACctgcctccttcttccttcctcagaTGTCAATGAGGAGTGGACGGAAGAAAGAGGCCCCTGGGCCCCGAGAAGAACTGAGATCAAGGGGCCGGGCCTCTCCTGGAGGAGTCAGCACATCCAGCAGTGATGGCAAAGCTGAAAAGTCCAGGCAGACAGCCAAGGTATTTTGTCCCCAGGTTTTCACACAGAATGCTCTGGCACTGGGGCTGAGGGTGTATGTATCATGGGGGGAGCTTTCAGTCTAGCAGAAGGTAATAGTGGAAGCTTGGGAGAAGAcaggaattttctttctctttaacaGAAGGCCCGGGTAGAGGAAGCTTCCACGCCAAAAGTCACCAAGCAGGGCCGGAGTGAGGAGATCTCAGAGAGTGAAAGCGAGGAGACCAATGCACCAAAAAAGACCAAAACTGAGGTAGGAGACCTTGTTAGCCATTCTGAGCCATTTTCTGACCATTCTTTTCCCAAACTTCCTTTTGCTTACATTTCTACTTTGTTCTCTGCTGGGATATAAAAGTCATAACCTAGTCCTTTTTAAGGTAATCATGTGTTTATGTCAAACAGATCTTTAGGGCTTTGGTCAGACCAGAAAATGACCAGGCAGGGTCAAAGGAAAGTGGAAGAATTGGAGGATTAAGAAGGCTTACTAGAAGGAACAAATAAGttataaggaaaatgcaaaagtgGTCTTTTTAAGAATCAAGGGTTTAGGGGATGATAAGTTAAAGGGGGTCAATGAGATGAGATGAGGGTAAATATGAGGTGGTGGAAGATTGAAATTTGGAGTCAGCTGTAGAGGGGGAGAAGGAACAggatttgagggctggggatatggctcacttgtaaagtgcctgcctcgcaagcacaagggcctgggttcaatccccagcaccgaaaaaaaaaaaaagaatatttaagagGAAGAGGATTTGAACAAGGAGGGAAATAAGCCTGGCTGCTGGGGAGATTGGGGGAACCCCAGATGGCAGGAGTCCCCATCACATCGCAGCACAAGTGCGCTGTGAGGAGGAAATGactgggagggaaaggaaaacatgGAGCTCCTCCTCTCTGCAGCAGGAGCTCCCTCGGCCACAGTCTCCCTCTGATCTGGATAGCTTGGATGGGCGAAGCCTCAACGATGATGGCAGCAGTGACCCTAGGGATATAGACCAGGACAACCGAAGCACGTCCCCCAGCATCTACAGCCCTGGGAGTGTGGAGAATGACTCCGATTCATCTTCTGGCTTGTCCCAGGGCCCAGCCCGTCCCTACCATCCGCCTCcactctttcctccctcccctccgcAGGCAGACAGCACCCCCCGACAGCCAGATCCTGGCTTTGAACCCCATTCCTCTATGACACCCACTGGATATCATGCTCCCATGGAGCCCCCCACATCCCGAATGTTCCAGGCTCCTCCTGGGGCCCCTCCTCCTCACCCACAGCTCTATCCTGGGGGAACTGGTGGGGGAGTTTTATCTGGACCCCCAATGGGTCCGAAAGGAGGAGGGCCTGTCTCTTCAGTGGGGGCCCCTAGTGGGGGTAAGCAGCACCCCCCACCCACAACCCCCATTTCAATATCAAGCTCTGGAGCTAGTGGTGCTCCCCCAACAAAGCCACCTAATACTCCAGTGGGTGGTGGGAACCTAACCTCTGCTCCACCACCAGCCACTTTCCCTCATGTCACACCAAACCTGCCCCCCCCACCTGCCCTGAGACCCCTCAACAATGCCTCCGCCTCTCCTCCTGGCCTGGGGGCCCAGCCACTCCCTGGACATCTTCCCTCTCCTCATGCCATGGGTCAGGGCATGGGTGGACTTCCTCCTGGCCCAGAGAAGGGCCCAACTCTGGCTCCCTcaccccaccctctgcctcctgcttcctcctcttctgccccAGCTCCCCCAATGAGGTATCCTTATTCATCGTCTAGCAGTAGCTCTGTGGCAGCCTCTTCTTCcagttcttcctcctcttcctctgcttcccagtACCCAGCTTCCCAGGCATTGCCCAGTTATCcccactccttccctcccccaacaAGCCTCTCTGTCTCCAATCAGCCACCCAAGTATACTCAGCCTTCCCTCCCATCCCAGGCTGTGTGGAGCCAGGGtccccctccacctcctccctatGGTCGTCTCTTGGCCAACAGCAATGCCCATCCAGGCCCCTTCCCTTCTTCGGGGGGGCAATCCACTGCCCACCCACCCGCCCCAgcacatcaccatcaccaccagcagcaacagcagcagcagcagcagcaacagcaacagcaacagcaacagcagcagcagcagcaacagcagcaacagcatcATGGAAGCTCTGGGCCCCCTCCACCTGGAGCATATCCCCATCCTCTGGAGAGCAGTGGCTCCCACCATGCACACCCTTACACCATGTCTCCCTCCCTGGGGTCTCTGAGGCCCTACCCATCAGGGCCAACACACTTGCCCCCACCTCATGGTCAGGTGTCCTACAGCCAAGCAGGCCCCAATGGCCCCCCAGTCTCCTCCTCTTCCAACTCTTCCTCTTCTCAAGGGTCCTACCCATGTTCACATCCCTCCCCTTCTCAGGGCCCCCAAGGGGCGCCCTACCCCTTCCCACCGGTGCCTCCGGTCACCACCTCCTCTGCTACCCTTTCCACGGTCATTGCCACCGTGGCGTCCTCCTCAGCAGGCTACAAAACTGCTTCTCCACCTGGGCCCCCACCCTATGGCAAGAGAGCCTCATCCCCGGGGGCTTACAAGACAGCCACCCCACCTGGATACAAGCCCGGGTCACCACCCTCCTTCAGAACGGGGACCCCACCGGGCTTTCGAGGCACCTCCCCGCCAGCAGGCCCAGGGACATTCAAACCAGGCTCACCTACGGTGGGTTCCGGGCCCTTGCCACCTGTGGGGCCCTCAAGCCTGTCATCTCTGCCACAACCACCTGCGGCCCCTGCTTCAGGGCCACCTCTGAGTGCCACGCAGATTAAACAAGAACCAGCTGAGGAGTATGAGACCCCAGAGAGCCCTGTGCCCCCAGCCCGCAGCCCCTCGCCCCCTCCCAAGGTGGTTGACGTGCCCAGCCACGCCAGTCAGTCTGCCAGGTGAGCGGCCTGAGTAGGGTGCCAGTGGGTTTGGAATCGGGGTACGGTGGACACCGGAGCCTCGGGTTTACGTGGTGCTTTTTGTAAGGACACCAGACAGTCCTCTGCCTTCGCGGGGGCTGCTTTTGAGTATGGGGCAGGGCGGCCCGGCCGCGGGACCGCTCGCAGGAACTGAGCGCGCGCTGCCTCCGCGCCCCACAGGTTTAACAAACACCTAGACCGCGGCTTCAACTCGTGCGCGCGCAGCGACTTGTATTTCGTGCCGCTGGAGGGCTCCAAGCTGGCCAAGAAGCGGGCCGACCTAGTGGAGAAGGTGCGGCGCGAGGCTGAACAGCGCGCGCGTGAAGAAAAGGAGCGGGAACGGGAACGGGAACGCGAAAAGGAGCGCGAGCGCGAGAAAGAGCGCGAGCTCGAACGCAGCGTGGTGAGTGCGTCACTAAATGCGCCACCCGCCACCTTTCCCTCTACGCTGCGTAGCTGGGCTCcggttgggctggggctgggggcgaAGTGAGAATCATTTCGCCACCTGTTGGAGAGGAGGAGCCGCTGCAGCCCGTAACTGGGAGCCCAAGAGGATTCCAGTGGGAGCAATCTTTGTATTCCTGGGTTTGGGGAAGGCTTGCTCCCGTCAGACTACCGGTAGATTACAAGAAGGGCGACAGGGTGGGATGCAGGGACATTCCTTTATAGGCATAGTTGCAGTGGGGTGAGGCATTGTGGCGTTCAGTTGCTGAGGCAGATGGGCAACTTGGAACCAGCCAAATATTCTCATAACTGCTCTTTTGGACTCTTACTTCTTCCTCTACCCCACAGAAGTTGGCGCAGGAGGGCCGTGCTCCAGTGGAGTGCCCTTCTCTGGGCCCAGTGCCCCATCGCCCTCCATTTGAGCCTGGTAGTGCTGTAGCTACGGTGCCCCCCCTACCTGGGTCCTGACACTCCAGCCCTGCGCACTCTCAGTGAATATGCCCGACCTCATGTCATGTCTCCTGGCAATCGAAACCATCCATTCTACGTGCCACTGGGGCAGTGGACCCAGGGCTTCTGGGTTACAATGTACCAGCCCTATACAGCAGTGATCCAGCTGCCCGGGAGAGGGAGCGGGAAGCCCGTGAACGAGACCTCCGTGATCGTCTCAAACCTGGCTTCGAGGTGAAGCCTAGTGAGCTGGAACCCCTACATGGGGTTCCTGGGCCGGGCCTGGATCCCTTCCCCCGACATGGGGGCCTGGCTCTGCAGCCTGGCCCTCCTGGCCTGCACCCTTTCCCTTTTCATCCGAGCCTGGGGCCCCTGGAGCGAGAACGGCTAGCGCTGGCAGCTGGGCCAGCCCTGCGGCCCGACATGTCCTATGCCGAACGACTGGCAGCTGAGAGGCAACATGCAGAAAGGGTGGCAGCCCTGGGCAATGACCCACTGGCCCGGCTGCAGATGCTCAACGTGACCCCTCATCACCACCAGCACTCTCACATCCACTCTCACCTGCACCTGCACCAGCAGGATGCCATTCATGCAGGTGAGACCCCTGCTTCTTGGCTTTGACCTCTGGGGCCACCTTACCTGATTGGGCTTTTCTGCTTCTCAGACCTACTTCCTTCTACTGTTCTGACACAAACTCCTTAGAAAGCTTTCCTGATTTTTGCCTCCCTTACATTCCTCCATGCACTTGCCTAGCCATAGAGCCTGTGCATTCTCCACACCCCTTCCCATCTGAAAGAGGCCCAAGCTGGAGTCTTTTTGAGGGTACACCACTTTTCCATCCTTGCATCCCCTTTCCCAAAGCCCTTGACATACTAATTTTCTTGTTCCCTGAATTCAGACTTTGCTTCTTGTCATCCTTTCCTTCTGTTCCAGCTAGAGGTCTTTTATGATCTTTCCCTGTCTAGGTCTGGAACTTTCTAGAAGGGGCCCTTTAACTTTGTTTGTGGTGTTATAGGCAGTAATGATCTTTACTTACTATTCTTTTTCCATATTCCTAATAAAACACTGCCTGGCCT encodes:
- the Atn1 gene encoding LOW QUALITY PROTEIN: atrophin-1 (The sequence of the model RefSeq protein was modified relative to this genomic sequence to represent the inferred CDS: inserted 1 base in 1 codon; deleted 1 base in 1 codon), which produces MKTRQNKDSMSMRSGRKKEAPGPREELRSRGRASPGGVSTSSSDGKAEKSRQTAKKARVEEASTPKVTKQGRSEEISESESEETNAPKKTKTEQELPRPQSPSDLDSLDGRSLNDDGSSDPRDIDQDNRSTSPSIYSPGSVENDSDSSSGLSQGPARPYHPPPLFPPSPPQADSTPRQPDPGFEPHSSMTPTGYHAPMEPPTSRMFQAPPGAPPPHPQLYPGGTGGGVLSGPPMGPKGGGPVSSVGAPSGGKQHPPPTTPISISSSGASGAPPTKPPNTPVGGGNLTSAPPPATFPHVTPNLPPPPALRPLNNASASPPGLGAQPLPGHLPSPHAMGQGMGGLPPGPEKGPTLAPSPHPLPPASSSSAPAPPMRYPYSSSSSSSVAASSSSSSSSSSASQYPASQALPSYPHSFPPPTSLSVSNQPPKYTQPSLPSQAVWSQGPPPPPPYGRLLANSNAHPGPFPSSGGQSTAHPPAPAHHHHHQQQQQQQQQQQQQQQQQQQQQQQQQQHHGSSGPPPPGAYPHPLESSGSHHAHPYTMSPSLGSLRPYPSGPTHLPPPHGQVSYSQAGPNGPPVSSSSNSSSSQGSYPCSHPSPSQGPQGAPYPFPPVPPVTTSSATLSTVIATVASSSAGYKTASPPGPPPYGKRASSPGAYKTATPPGYKPGSPPSFRTGTPPGFRGTSPPAGPGTFKPGSPTVGSGPLPPVGPSSLSSLPQPPAAPASGPPLSATQIKQEPAEEYETPESPVPPARSPSPPPKVVDVPSHASQSARFNKHLDRGFNSCARSDLYFVPLEGSKLAKKRADLVEKVRREAEQRAREEKEREREREREKEREREKERELERSVKLAQEGRAPVECPSLGPVPHRPPFEPGSAVATVPPYLGPDTPALRTLSEYARPHVMSPGNRNHPFYVPXGAVDPGLLGYNVPALYSSDPAAREREREARERDLRDRLKPGFEVKPSELEPLHGVPGPGLDPFPRHGGLALQPGPPGLHPFPFHPSLGPLERERLALAAGPALRPDMSYAERLAAERQHAERVAALGNDPLARLQMLNVTPHHHQHSHIHSHLHLHQQDAIHAASASVHPLIDPLASGSHLTRIPYPAGTLPNPLLPHPLHENEVLRHQLFAAPYRDLPASLSAPMSAAHQLQAMHAQSAELQRLALEQQQWLHAHHPLHSVPLPAQEDYYSHLKKESDKPL